In Tindallia magadiensis, one DNA window encodes the following:
- a CDS encoding proline racemase translates to MKFTKGIHTIDSHTMGEPTRIVVGGIPQIPGNSMADKKSYLENNLDYMRTSLMHEPRGHNDMFGSIITASTVEEADFGIIFMDGGGYLNMCGHGSIGAATVAVEAGMVQVEEPYTNLVMESPAGLIKAKVKVEDGKAKEVSIVNVPSFLYKEDVVIQVPEIGDVKMDISFGGSFFAIINAKELGVKVEMEQSDVLLKLGLKIRDIVNNTVEMQHPEQKHIKTVDLVEIYDEASNEEADYKNVVVFGQGQLDRSPCGTGTSAKLATLHAKGQLGIDEKFVYESITGTMFKGRIMETTEVGDFKAVIPEITGSAYITGFNHFVIDPDDPLKHGFSL, encoded by the coding sequence ATGAAATTTACAAAAGGCATTCACACCATTGATTCACACACCATGGGAGAACCAACTCGAATTGTAGTTGGAGGAATTCCTCAAATTCCAGGAAATAGCATGGCGGATAAAAAAAGCTATCTTGAAAACAATCTGGACTATATGAGAACTTCTTTAATGCATGAGCCAAGAGGTCATAACGATATGTTTGGTTCCATTATTACGGCATCCACCGTAGAAGAAGCCGATTTTGGTATTATTTTCATGGATGGCGGCGGATACCTAAATATGTGCGGTCATGGTTCCATCGGTGCGGCTACCGTAGCCGTAGAAGCGGGAATGGTTCAGGTAGAAGAACCCTACACAAACTTAGTGATGGAGTCTCCTGCTGGACTAATCAAAGCCAAAGTAAAGGTAGAAGATGGAAAAGCAAAAGAAGTATCTATTGTAAACGTTCCATCCTTCCTTTATAAAGAAGACGTGGTGATTCAGGTTCCTGAGATAGGTGATGTAAAAATGGACATTTCCTTCGGCGGAAGTTTCTTTGCCATCATTAACGCGAAGGAATTAGGCGTTAAAGTGGAGATGGAACAATCAGACGTACTCTTAAAGCTGGGACTTAAAATTCGTGACATTGTAAACAATACAGTTGAAATGCAACATCCAGAGCAAAAACATATTAAGACAGTGGACTTAGTAGAAATTTACGATGAGGCCAGCAATGAAGAAGCGGATTACAAAAATGTAGTTGTCTTTGGACAAGGTCAGCTAGACAGATCACCTTGCGGCACTGGTACCAGTGCAAAACTAGCTACCTTACATGCAAAAGGACAGCTGGGTATTGATGAAAAGTTTGTTTACGAAAGCATTACAGGCACTATGTTTAAAGGAAGAATTATGGAAACTACTGAAGTAGGTGACTTTAAAGCGGTTATTCCTGAAATCACAGGAAGTGCTTATATCACAGGATTTAACCATTTTGTCATCGATCCTGATGATCCATTGAAACATGGTTTTTCTCTGTAA
- a CDS encoding CBO2463/CBO2479 domain-containing protein, whose protein sequence is MSRLTIRNIQIEGEMMKYGDKIIYIEGIIIEVKDGAVSIDLKGRLGFLKVPMRMLINDYPLKVGQEVGLNMSFVEVLSEEVNETYVSNIEKRNKQTKEA, encoded by the coding sequence ATGAGCAGACTAACCATTAGGAATATTCAGATTGAGGGTGAAATGATGAAATATGGAGACAAGATTATTTATATCGAAGGCATTATTATTGAAGTAAAAGATGGAGCTGTATCCATCGATCTGAAAGGAAGACTAGGATTCCTGAAAGTTCCCATGCGGATGCTGATCAATGATTACCCGCTAAAAGTGGGACAGGAAGTTGGTCTGAACATGAGTTTTGTGGAAGTGTTGAGTGAGGAAGTTAATGAGACCTATGTCAGTAATATTGAAAAAAGAAATAAACAAACAAAGGAGGCATAA
- the prdB gene encoding D-proline reductase (dithiol) protein PrdB: MADMTIVKNLQSEIFVPITPPPVWAPVTKELKDMKIALVTAAGVHMQSDKRFNLAGDFSFRVIPGDAPVEDMMVSHGGYDNADVNKDINCMFPIDRIRELAEEGFIKAISSVNHGFMGGGGDQTKFREETGPEIAKQLNEEGVDAVLLTAGUGTCHRSAVIVQRAIEESGIPTIIIAALPPVVRQNGTPRAVAPLVPMGANAGAPNDVEMQKNICIDSLKQLVEITSAGKIVPLPYEYIAKV; encoded by the coding sequence ATGGCTGATATGACCATTGTAAAAAATCTACAGTCAGAAATATTTGTACCTATTACCCCTCCTCCTGTCTGGGCGCCGGTAACAAAAGAGCTAAAAGACATGAAAATAGCTCTTGTAACCGCAGCAGGCGTGCACATGCAGTCCGACAAGAGGTTTAACCTAGCAGGAGACTTTTCTTTCCGCGTGATCCCAGGAGATGCTCCTGTTGAAGACATGATGGTATCCCACGGTGGTTACGACAATGCGGATGTTAACAAAGACATTAACTGCATGTTTCCAATTGACCGAATTCGTGAATTAGCGGAAGAAGGATTTATCAAAGCAATATCCTCTGTAAACCATGGATTTATGGGTGGCGGTGGAGACCAGACAAAGTTCAGAGAAGAAACTGGTCCTGAAATTGCTAAACAGCTTAACGAAGAAGGCGTTGACGCAGTTCTTCTAACCGCTGGCTGAGGTACCTGCCACCGTTCTGCTGTTATTGTACAGCGAGCGATAGAGGAATCGGGGATTCCTACAATTATCATTGCGGCATTACCGCCAGTTGTAAGACAAAACGGTACACCAAGAGCCGTTGCACCATTGGTACCAATGGGTGCTAACGCAGGTGCACCAAATGATGTGGAAATGCAAAAAAATATTTGTATTGATTCATTGAAGCAATTAGTAGAAATTACAAGTGCAGGAAAAATTGTTCCACTACCTTACGAATACATCGCAAAGGTATAG
- a CDS encoding sulfite exporter TauE/SafE family protein: protein MLANAVLGVLGVMTLWFVFNWIKVYKDSPSGSPGFHRIAVGFVTNFFDTLGIGSFAPTTAWLKGANLAPDRVIPGSLNVGHTLPVVVMSFIFIQRVEVEPLTLVLMLFAAAAGAFFGADIVSGLPERKVQLGMGFALFVTAAFMFAGQVGIMPGGGDAVGLTGLPLIIGVVVNFFLGALMTLGIGLYAPCMALIYALGMSPIVAFPIMMGSCAYLMPVGSSKFLKNGAFDPKAALGLTLGGIPAVFIAAYLVTGLPINVLTWLVIGIIIYTAITMLRAGMMNTEVAADSVATENK from the coding sequence ATGTTAGCTAATGCTGTATTAGGAGTTCTTGGGGTTATGACCCTATGGTTTGTGTTCAATTGGATTAAAGTTTACAAAGATAGCCCGTCTGGTAGCCCTGGATTCCATCGAATTGCCGTAGGATTTGTAACCAACTTTTTTGACACCTTAGGAATCGGATCTTTTGCACCAACAACCGCATGGTTAAAAGGCGCAAACCTTGCTCCAGACCGTGTTATTCCAGGTTCGCTAAACGTAGGTCATACCTTACCAGTAGTAGTAATGTCCTTTATCTTTATTCAACGTGTAGAAGTAGAACCATTAACCTTAGTATTAATGTTGTTTGCAGCTGCAGCTGGTGCTTTCTTTGGTGCTGATATTGTATCTGGATTGCCAGAAAGAAAAGTTCAGTTAGGAATGGGTTTTGCTTTATTTGTAACCGCCGCCTTTATGTTTGCTGGTCAGGTAGGTATTATGCCAGGTGGTGGTGACGCTGTTGGTCTTACAGGATTACCGTTGATCATTGGTGTAGTCGTTAACTTCTTTTTAGGTGCACTAATGACCTTAGGGATTGGCCTTTACGCACCTTGTATGGCATTGATATACGCCTTAGGAATGAGTCCTATTGTTGCCTTCCCAATCATGATGGGATCTTGCGCTTACTTAATGCCAGTAGGTAGCTCTAAATTCCTTAAAAATGGCGCTTTTGATCCTAAAGCGGCGCTTGGCTTAACTCTTGGTGGTATCCCAGCTGTATTTATTGCAGCTTACCTGGTAACAGGATTACCGATTAATGTATTGACTTGGTTAGTTATTGGTATCATTATTTATACAGCGATTACAATGTTAAGAGCAGGAATGATGAATACAGAAGTGGCTGCTGACAGTGTAGCAACAGAAAACAAATAA
- the prdD gene encoding proline reductase cluster protein PrdD has translation MSVKEKQYRRLVIKTFHMDQVTMEGQTKIENQKLSIAMPDFDKKMSSYELIKEIQLEIIEPKKHDRWTNSIMDIIPISTKVLGSLGEGTTHTLTGVYVMLTGVDEAGQQVAEFGSSEGTLKEKLVLNKAGTPSEGDYIISFNVTLKEKQGTNRAAILQAHRCCDDFIQEIRNLLKKADSRSYTEKHEFYDRNNPDGKKVAIVKQVAGQGAMYDNQLLSKEPSGMEGGRSIIDLANVPIILSPNEYRDGALRAMT, from the coding sequence ATGTCAGTCAAAGAAAAGCAGTACAGAAGATTAGTCATTAAAACCTTTCATATGGATCAGGTGACAATGGAAGGTCAAACAAAGATAGAGAACCAAAAACTTTCGATTGCTATGCCTGATTTTGATAAAAAAATGTCAAGTTATGAACTGATTAAAGAGATTCAATTGGAAATTATCGAACCAAAAAAACATGACCGATGGACCAATAGCATCATGGATATCATTCCGATTTCAACAAAAGTGTTGGGAAGTCTTGGAGAAGGAACTACCCATACATTAACCGGAGTATATGTCATGCTGACAGGCGTTGATGAAGCGGGCCAACAGGTAGCTGAATTTGGCTCTTCCGAAGGGACACTTAAAGAAAAACTGGTGCTGAATAAGGCTGGTACACCATCGGAAGGAGATTATATTATTTCTTTTAATGTCACATTAAAAGAAAAACAAGGTACCAATCGAGCGGCTATTCTTCAGGCTCATCGATGCTGTGATGATTTTATACAGGAAATACGAAATCTGCTGAAAAAAGCAGATAGCCGTTCCTATACAGAAAAACATGAGTTTTATGACCGAAACAACCCAGATGGGAAAAAAGTAGCCATTGTGAAACAAGTGGCCGGTCAGGGCGCTATGTACGATAATCAGTTATTGTCCAAAGAACCATCTGGAATGGAAGGTGGCCGATCTATCATTGATCTGGCAAACGTTCCCATTATTCTGTCACCAAACGAATATAGAGATGGTGCTCTGCGGGCGATGACATAG
- a CDS encoding DUF5673 domain-containing protein — protein MIYWLIRELTRQQWAGNLLKKPATQHKNMSFYLWILLLFFWVYYAGEFLRALQEAVLSDDIIPESELSDLITRGITSTFWILFSWVNTLRAKHQPALHEKGFFVSEGFVPWKNLRWTQWNDEGHLELIYSPTLPTPFAKEIRRVWKIKLEEIEEVQQLLELNAPRSVGQVLVDEKGKPKNPKAHKVKK, from the coding sequence ATGATTTACTGGTTAATTCGAGAGTTAACCCGCCAACAGTGGGCCGGAAATTTACTCAAAAAACCAGCCACGCAACACAAGAATATGTCTTTTTATTTATGGATCCTTCTCTTGTTTTTTTGGGTTTATTATGCCGGTGAATTTTTAAGAGCCCTTCAAGAGGCTGTATTAAGCGATGACATTATCCCCGAAAGTGAACTTTCCGATCTTATTACCAGGGGGATTACTAGTACTTTTTGGATTCTGTTCAGTTGGGTCAATACCTTGCGTGCTAAACACCAGCCAGCCCTTCACGAAAAAGGATTTTTTGTATCAGAAGGTTTTGTTCCTTGGAAAAACCTTCGGTGGACCCAGTGGAATGACGAAGGTCATCTGGAGCTCATCTACTCCCCTACCTTACCAACACCTTTCGCAAAAGAAATACGACGGGTATGGAAAATTAAGCTGGAGGAAATAGAAGAAGTTCAACAACTTTTAGAGCTTAATGCACCTAGAAGCGTTGGACAGGTCCTGGTGGACGAAAAAGGAAAACCAAAAAATCCAAAAGCTCATAAGGTAAAAAAATGA
- a CDS encoding glycine/sarcosine/betaine reductase component B subunit, which translates to MGVGPSTKETTLHHFRDPLLDVLETDQDIDLTGVIIVGTPQSNDEKYFVGKRTAAWLEAMRVDGVIVSVDGWGNSHVDYANTIEEIGKRGIPVTGLSFIGTQANFVVKNQYMDAIVDINKSEAGIETENVGENNMNRLDARKALAFLKLKMRG; encoded by the coding sequence ATGGGAGTCGGACCATCAACTAAGGAAACAACATTGCATCATTTTCGAGATCCACTGCTAGATGTTCTGGAAACGGATCAAGATATTGATCTAACGGGAGTCATTATTGTTGGCACCCCACAAAGCAATGATGAAAAATATTTTGTAGGAAAAAGAACGGCTGCATGGCTGGAAGCCATGCGGGTGGATGGCGTTATTGTATCTGTCGATGGCTGGGGAAACAGTCATGTAGACTATGCGAATACCATTGAAGAAATTGGAAAGCGGGGGATTCCGGTTACGGGTCTTAGCTTTATCGGAACACAAGCAAATTTTGTAGTGAAAAACCAGTATATGGATGCGATTGTGGATATTAATAAATCAGAAGCAGGCATCGAAACAGAAAATGTAGGCGAAAACAATATGAACCGGCTTGATGCCAGAAAAGCACTGGCTTTCTTGAAACTAAAGATGAGGGGGTAA
- the prdA gene encoding D-proline reductase (dithiol) proprotein PrdA, producing MAISAEAAKKNMNKVAVVCCRTEAGTVLEASNLEDPAIFPDLEDSGLLTVPENCLKIGEVLGAKVTKTVDSLTPLTPDVVEGIQAIESEEKEEKEAATQEVAPQPVAAPVSEAVQQPVVQNAGGVVKIHIGEGKNIDLEFPIGLTGGVASSAPVAAGNAPVAAAPAAGQTAAESVSVPAEAKKMRSLVKRHFKIDKVEMADETKIEGTTLYLRNNICDDAVKVSDLVTSIKVDIIPEENYNQYSETIMDVQPIATKEPDCKLGVGATRVLDGVVMVVTGTDEKGVQIGEFGSSEGELEKNIMWGRPGAPDKGDILIKTEVVIKEKMNMERPGPLAAHKATDFITQEIREAMKKLDENLVVEEEELVQYRRPGKKKVLIIKEVMGQGAMHDNLILPVEPVGIVGGKPNVDLGNVPVVLSPLEVLDGGIHALTCIGPASKENSRHYWREPLVEHVMKDEELDLAGVVFVGSPQANSEKFYVSDRLGFLVEALDLDGAFITTEGFGNNHIDFASHHEQVGQRDVTVVGMSFCAQQGALVVGNEYMKYMVDHNKSDQGIENEILANNTLCEEDAIRATLMLKAAMAGEEIKEPERKFNPVVKENNIDMIEQQIGIEMDLVPNEQILPKSKKRLEIYEPEA from the coding sequence ATGGCAATTTCAGCAGAAGCTGCAAAGAAAAACATGAACAAAGTTGCGGTTGTGTGCTGCAGAACAGAAGCAGGAACCGTTCTGGAAGCAAGCAACCTTGAAGATCCGGCGATTTTTCCGGACCTGGAGGATTCTGGACTACTAACGGTACCAGAAAATTGCTTGAAAATTGGAGAGGTACTGGGAGCAAAGGTTACTAAAACCGTTGATTCTCTTACTCCTCTTACTCCAGATGTAGTGGAAGGAATTCAGGCAATAGAATCAGAAGAAAAAGAAGAAAAAGAAGCGGCAACACAAGAAGTTGCTCCACAACCAGTAGCAGCACCAGTAAGTGAAGCTGTTCAACAACCAGTCGTACAAAACGCTGGTGGCGTTGTAAAAATTCACATTGGAGAAGGAAAAAACATTGACCTTGAGTTTCCTATCGGGTTAACAGGCGGGGTAGCCAGCAGTGCACCTGTTGCCGCCGGCAATGCTCCAGTTGCCGCAGCACCAGCCGCTGGTCAGACAGCTGCTGAAAGTGTTTCTGTACCAGCAGAAGCAAAAAAAATGCGTTCATTGGTTAAAAGACACTTTAAAATTGATAAAGTAGAAATGGCTGATGAAACAAAAATTGAAGGAACCACTTTATACCTTCGTAACAATATCTGCGATGATGCTGTAAAAGTGAGTGATCTTGTAACTTCCATCAAAGTGGATATTATTCCAGAAGAAAACTACAATCAGTATTCTGAAACAATTATGGATGTTCAGCCAATTGCTACTAAAGAGCCGGATTGCAAGCTAGGCGTAGGCGCTACAAGAGTGTTAGATGGCGTTGTAATGGTAGTAACAGGAACAGACGAAAAAGGTGTTCAGATCGGTGAGTTCGGTTCTTCTGAAGGTGAACTTGAGAAGAACATCATGTGGGGTCGTCCAGGAGCACCTGATAAAGGCGATATCCTGATCAAAACAGAAGTTGTGATTAAAGAAAAGATGAACATGGAGCGTCCAGGACCATTGGCGGCTCACAAAGCAACTGACTTTATCACTCAGGAAATTCGCGAAGCGATGAAAAAGCTGGATGAAAACCTAGTTGTGGAAGAAGAAGAATTGGTTCAATATAGAAGACCTGGTAAAAAGAAAGTCCTAATTATTAAAGAAGTAATGGGTCAGGGTGCAATGCACGATAACTTGATCTTACCAGTAGAGCCGGTTGGAATCGTTGGCGGTAAGCCAAACGTAGACCTTGGCAACGTACCAGTAGTACTATCTCCACTAGAAGTTCTGGATGGCGGTATTCATGCCCTAACTTGCATCGGACCAGCATCCAAAGAAAACTCTCGTCATTATTGGAGAGAGCCATTGGTTGAGCACGTGATGAAAGACGAAGAACTAGACCTGGCAGGTGTTGTCTTTGTAGGTTCTCCTCAGGCTAACTCTGAGAAATTCTATGTATCTGACAGACTTGGCTTCTTAGTAGAAGCATTAGATCTTGACGGCGCTTTTATCACGACAGAAGGTTTTGGAAACAACCATATTGATTTTGCCAGCCATCATGAGCAAGTAGGTCAGAGAGATGTAACCGTTGTAGGAATGTCTTTCTGCGCTCAACAAGGAGCATTGGTTGTTGGAAACGAATACATGAAATACATGGTAGATCACAATAAATCAGACCAAGGAATCGAAAATGAAATCCTGGCTAACAATACACTTTGCGAAGAAGATGCAATTCGAGCTACGTTAATGCTAAAAGCAGCCATGGCTGGTGAAGAAATTAAAGAGCCGGAAAGAAAGTTCAATCCAGTAGTGAAAGAAAACAATATTGACATGATTGAACAACAAATAGGCATCGAAATGGACTTAGTTCCCAACGAGCAGATTCTGCCAAAAAGCAAGAAACGATTAGAAATTTACGAGCCGGAAGCATAG
- a CDS encoding PAS domain S-box protein: MGNKRRKHILRSKPMKKMTTLKNSQKELCILKRALHHSGTTTWASDYHLNIIYAMDTWTKLLGYSPEEVENSLDFFKEAIHPEDRQRELEARDRHFKGELPEFHVVFRMQARNGHYRWVRARGEVVGRGGNGEPFGMVGIHEDLTKQRQMMMRIHKNEEKYQLLCNSMKQAMAYHRIIVDETGKPCDYVFLEMNDAFEQHTGLSKNDLIGKTVLEVLPETEAEWIERYGKVALTGKSEHFIQYAKSLKRYYEVDVYCPQEGYFAVLFNDITDRIQANQELKHQKAVMDGLFRTSPDALVLIDCNGIVQRVNQQFTEVFLYTAQEALGSHIDALIANEEQHAAATELNERAKYTPDLEVETERTRKDGSIVPIMIRSQPYYLDGVMMGHQVIYTDITYRKAQEEMLRKAKEAADEANETKSRFLSNISHEMRTPMNGIYGAAMLLENTELSAEQEELVQMLKESSDRMMNTVADLLDISKLEQGSIVLKDDSFDLCKAIIKTIEPFQRMGEKRKVKLVTRCDFDHATYVRGDAGKLQRILYHLVANAFKFTQEGTVEVEVSLKEYQEPIGIFRFMIKDTGIGIQQNEIHQLFKSFTQLDDSNKKSYQGTGLGLTIVHKLLDQMGGTVHVESSPSKGSLFYFDLPFRIEENIGLISGIEKKESQLSLGTKNMKILAVEDDKISQLLLIKIMKEMNIELDLASDGLKAINLYGEKQYDLILMDVQLPSISGLEVTSVIRSFESRTDEHTPIIGVSAHAMNQDKEECLAVGMDDYLEKPIDFKQLSRMIKKWTHC, encoded by the coding sequence ATGGGAAACAAAAGAAGAAAACACATCTTAAGATCAAAACCAATGAAAAAAATGACTACCCTGAAAAACAGTCAAAAGGAACTGTGCATTTTAAAGCGTGCATTGCATCATTCTGGTACTACTACGTGGGCTAGTGATTATCATTTGAATATCATTTATGCCATGGATACATGGACAAAATTACTTGGATACTCTCCGGAAGAAGTGGAAAACTCGCTGGATTTCTTCAAAGAAGCCATTCATCCGGAAGATAGACAAAGAGAATTGGAAGCCAGGGACCGACATTTTAAAGGGGAACTGCCGGAGTTTCATGTAGTTTTTCGTATGCAAGCAAGAAATGGGCATTATCGCTGGGTGAGAGCCAGAGGTGAAGTGGTTGGAAGAGGAGGCAATGGAGAGCCTTTTGGAATGGTTGGCATCCATGAAGATCTAACAAAACAACGTCAAATGATGATGAGAATACATAAAAATGAAGAAAAGTATCAGTTGCTGTGTAATAGTATGAAGCAGGCGATGGCCTATCATCGCATTATTGTGGATGAGACTGGAAAACCTTGTGACTATGTGTTTTTAGAGATGAATGACGCTTTTGAACAGCATACGGGTTTATCTAAAAATGATTTGATAGGGAAAACTGTTCTGGAAGTGTTACCAGAAACAGAAGCTGAATGGATAGAACGATATGGGAAAGTGGCTCTAACGGGAAAATCAGAACATTTTATTCAGTATGCTAAATCTTTGAAACGCTATTATGAGGTGGACGTATACTGTCCTCAAGAAGGATATTTTGCGGTTCTTTTTAACGATATCACCGACCGAATTCAAGCCAATCAAGAATTAAAACATCAAAAAGCTGTGATGGACGGTTTGTTTAGAACATCACCGGATGCATTAGTTTTGATTGATTGTAATGGGATTGTACAAAGAGTAAATCAACAATTTACGGAAGTGTTTCTGTATACAGCGCAAGAAGCTCTAGGAAGTCATATTGATGCTTTGATTGCCAATGAAGAACAACATGCGGCAGCGACAGAACTTAATGAACGGGCAAAATACACGCCAGACTTAGAAGTAGAAACAGAACGAACTAGAAAAGATGGCAGTATTGTACCTATTATGATCCGATCACAACCATATTATTTGGATGGCGTTATGATGGGGCATCAGGTGATATACACAGATATTACATACCGCAAAGCGCAGGAAGAAATGTTGCGTAAGGCTAAAGAAGCAGCTGATGAGGCTAATGAAACGAAAAGTCGATTTCTTTCCAATATTAGTCATGAAATGCGTACTCCAATGAATGGAATTTATGGAGCGGCTATGCTGCTTGAAAATACAGAGTTGTCCGCAGAACAAGAAGAATTAGTGCAAATGCTGAAAGAATCATCTGACAGAATGATGAATACGGTTGCAGATCTTTTGGATATTTCTAAATTAGAACAAGGATCCATTGTTTTGAAGGACGATAGCTTTGACCTTTGCAAAGCAATTATCAAAACAATAGAACCATTTCAAAGAATGGGAGAAAAAAGGAAAGTAAAACTGGTTACTCGATGTGATTTTGATCATGCTACCTATGTGCGGGGTGACGCTGGAAAACTTCAACGAATTTTGTACCACCTAGTAGCAAATGCGTTTAAGTTTACCCAAGAGGGCACCGTAGAAGTAGAAGTTAGCTTAAAAGAATATCAAGAACCAATAGGAATCTTTCGTTTTATGATTAAAGACACTGGCATCGGAATACAACAAAATGAAATACATCAGCTATTTAAGTCTTTTACCCAGTTAGACGACTCCAATAAAAAATCTTATCAGGGAACCGGATTAGGGCTGACGATTGTTCATAAACTTTTAGATCAAATGGGTGGTACAGTTCATGTAGAAAGTAGTCCGAGTAAAGGAAGTCTTTTTTACTTTGATTTACCCTTTAGAATAGAAGAAAACATTGGCCTCATTTCGGGAATCGAAAAAAAAGAAAGCCAGTTATCTTTAGGCACAAAAAACATGAAGATTCTTGCGGTTGAAGATGATAAGATAAGTCAGTTACTATTAATTAAAATAATGAAAGAGATGAATATTGAGTTAGACCTGGCTTCAGATGGGCTAAAAGCAATTAATCTGTATGGAGAAAAACAATATGACCTTATTTTAATGGATGTACAACTTCCTTCCATTAGTGGTTTGGAAGTTACTTCTGTGATCCGCTCCTTTGAATCTCGTACTGATGAACATACACCCATCATTGGTGTCAGTGCTCATGCAATGAATCAGGATAAAGAAGAATGTCTGGCAGTTGGAATGGATGATTACCTAGAAAAACCGATTGACTTCAAGCAATTATCTCGAATGATAAAAAAATGGACGCATTGCTAA